Genomic segment of Methanolobus mangrovi:
GCTCATACTTGCTGTAGGTGCCTGATTCGTTGGTGATGGTGTTGCTCCACCATTAGCATAGTTCAAAGCAGCATAAGCATCCACAATTCCATATCCAGAATAGATGTCCCACTGGCTTCCATCGACATTAGATGCTGTGTAAATGTCCTGTGCAGTATTCTCAATGGCAGCTCTCACATTATCCGGCCCGGTAACTCCGTTTGCAATGAGGAGTGCTGCAACACCTGAGACGTGTGGGGTTGCCATGGAAGTGCCCTGATATAAGTAGTAATCAAAAGCTGTTGGCTTGCGGTCAAAAGTATTCTGAAGTATGCCATATCCAACAATTTGATTATCGAGTGTCCGATACAATTCACCGCCAGGAGCCATTACATCAATTGCAGTTCCCCAATTAGAGTAGTATGCTAAATCACCATTATATCCTGTTGCACCAACTGCAATGCAGTTTTCATCCGCAGCAGGATAACTAACGATACCAGTTTCATCATTTCCTGCAGCTGCTACGATGGTAACCCCATTATTGTGTGCATTATCAAGTGCATTATCTAGAATACCATTAACACCATCAGGGTCTATTCCAGGAGTAAAACCAAGGCTCATGCTTATAACATCTGCAAAGTTGTTGGTTGCATAATATATGCCATCAACTATCTGCCCGAGAGTTCCACTTCCTCTCTTATTAAGGATTTTTACTGGCATGATGGTACAATTATACGCAACTCCTGCAACACCAATATTATTATTTGTACTCTGTGCAATTGTTCCGGTAACGTGGGTACCATGCGAATTATCATCTGTTGGATCATCGTCTCCATTAACGAAATCCCAACCATATGTGAAGTTTGTATTTGCAAGATCCGGGGCATTTTGGGCAACTCCGGTATCTAATACTGCTACAATAACATCTTTACCAGTTGAGATATTCCATGCTTCTGTAACATTGATACCATATGTTGAATTGAAGTTCCACTGGAGATAATAATATTCATCATTTGGAACCATAGCTGCATGTGCTATGTAGTTCGCTGAAGCATACTCCACATTAGGATTCTTACTGTAGATCTCCACCATTTCCTCTACAGACTTTGTTTTTGGTATCTTCAGGATCTTGAACCCTGCATAGGGACTTGTGTAGGTCACTGCTGCACCATTTTTGGAGTTCATGTCGGATATCTTTGCTTCAGATACACCGGGGTTGAACTTAACCAGTATTTCTCCTGGTACATACAACTCCTCATAGGCAACATCAGGAATTGCAACTTCAAGATTATCTTCAAAACTGTACGCTTTGGAACTTACGGCCATGGCAGGTGTCAGTGTTCCTGCGATTAGCATGCTAACCGCTAGTATTGCTAAAAATGTTTTTAAGTACCTATCCAATTTAACCACCACATTATATGTGCTAGTTAACTTATTTGGACAATGTTATAAATACTTAATTTTATGCTTCAGAACTATAATATGTCTTATTCAGGAGAGCAATAGATCAACGTAACCATCAAGCTCCTGCATAACCTTTTCAACAATTCCAAGCGTCACATAAGTTTCAATATACGCTGCAATCAGCAGAGTCAAAATGATAATTCCCAACATCTTCAAGGTATATCCTGACAGGATGTATTCCTTTGTTGTATCAAAGATATATGATGCATCCTTTTTCAGAGTCTCAATGTCATTTCCAGTGAACAGTTCTTTGTCGATAACATCATGGGCCTGGATGTATGCGAACCTGTATCCAAGAGCTGCTGCCACCAAGATTATGGGAATTTCGATAATTCCATGGGGGACTATGGAAATGAAGAAGTAGATCACATTGTAGACAATTCCAATGGCAATGCCTTCCATTCCAAACAACTGGAGGCCTGTCATAGCTCCGTTAAAAGTGAAGAAAGCAAAAAGAATGCCCATTAAAAAACCATTTACGATCAGTATCAGAAGAGGTACGGTATATGGAATCATGTAGGCAAACATTCGGTATTCATCTTTTCCGTAACCACAGTATTGCCAGATAGTTCCTTTCTTATCCTGATCGCTTCTTCCTATGGAGGAGAAATCCCTGTCTGCCAGATTTGTAATTTCGATAAGTAATCTGTTTACAGGCATTATGGTCTTTTCAAAGAGAATGGAGAAACGGGCATATAGCCGATATTTTGGCCTGATATTGATGTCACTTATCAGCATCTTATGTACCATCATGAAAAGTCCTGTACCGATGACGGCGCAGGAAGCTGCAATGCTGTTAAAGATAAATATGGCCCACATAGGACTGATGTAATCTGAAGTGGCAACTACTTTGGCCGTTGCGGCAGAAGCCGTACTTATAATTACCTCGCTTACAGGTTCCGGTTCTGCAAATGTCAGCATCAGTACGTAAGCTAGGATGCCAAAAACAAAGGCAGAAATCGCTGACAGTATGAATACCCTGACAGACCATTTCACATCTTTAGGACTGATCTTGAATCTGTCTCTGTTTCTATTTTCTATATCTTTCATTTGAAGCACATATTTTGTTAGTTTATATACATCGATGGATTGAAATACCTTAGGTATAATATAATTATAATACTATATTACTGTTCATCATTTATGGGAAGTATATCAATGCGGATACCTACAGGGATAGAGGGATTTGATGATTTGGTCCAGGGCGGTTTTCTTTCAGATAGAGTTTATGTACTGAGTGGCCCTCCGGGAAGCGGAAAAACAACATTTGGAGTCCAGTTCCTTGCTCAAGGGGCGGCTATTGGAGAAGTGGGACTGTATGTAACTTTACTGGAATGTCCTCAGAATATTATCAACGACATGTCCAATTATGCCATGAATGTTCCTACATTGATCAAAATGCAGAAGCTTTTGTTTGCCGATCTTGGTCCACGCATGGAATATGGCTATATGGATGAGGTCAATGAGTTTGTTACAACAGATTATAACCTCGGTAAAAGCTCAACTGAAAGTGAAGCCCCCTCCCCTTCAATCGTATTTAAGGAGATAGCTGCTTACGTTTCAGAGTATGATGTAAAACGGCTGGTCATTGATTCAGTATCAGCAATCAGATTTACATCAAAAGACCTGTCTCTGCAGGAAAAAGAGATGAGCAGGTTTATACGTAATCTTAAGAAACTGGGATGCACAACAGTTCTCTTATCTGAAATGACAGACCCAACTGCTTATTCCACGGAACAGTTCGCTGCTCATGGTGTTATTTTCATGCATAATTTCCTTTATGACAAGACCATGACCCGTGCTATTCAGGTTATTAAAATGCGCGGTACAAGGCATGATTGTAACATGCATAATGTTTCATTCACTGAAAAAGGGCTGAAGGTAGAGGGCTATCTTGAATGATAGTTGTTTTTTATGGTGAAAATATTTAAGAAAAAGGAAGAGAAGAAAACTCTTTCTGAAGAGGTCAGGGCTCAGCTTGCAGATGCATCCCGCAGGCTAGGTTTTGAAGTAGGCTACCATCGTCACTCAGAAATTGGCTGGGTCCAGGATAAATTATCCCAGATATACAGATTTGCCGAAGAGTATGACCTCAAAGACTTCGTAAAAGAGCACTACAACAGTGGTAAAGAAGAAGGTTCTAAATTAAAGGAAAGAGACACAAAGTCAGGACTTTCCAGAGCTGGTTCATCTAATAAACCTGAAAAACCATCTGATCTCTCAATTGACAGAACAAAAAAAGAAAGCTCACTTTCAAGTATAGGTTCTGGTTACAAAAATGTTGATTTTACATTTTCAGGTTCATCTGATATGATCAGTCAGCCAGGTCTTGTCAATCTGCCTGAAAATGTAGAGAGGACAAAAGCTATAGAAAGACCTTCTTTTTTGGATGGTCCCAGACATCTGACACCTAAAAAAAGAAAGGAATACTAATTAAAGGTATTATTGCTCATAGCCAAAAGCAATAAACCTCTGTTTTTCATCAAGATTTGCAAAGATAAACCTGTCCTCTTTGCTGTAGGCAACTTCCTTTGAGCCGGATAGTTTTAAGATATATTCTTTTCCCGGACTTGCCTTCTCAACTTTATTCTCACCTTCGGTGATTTCCATAACTTTAACAGGTGCAGACTGGAGGCCTACATAAAGATGTAACATATCGCCAAGATTGAATTCCTTTGCCAGTGGGGAAAGAGTACATTTCATTGTGAAATCAGTAGCAACAGTCTCTTCCTGAGAAACTACAAATCCCCTGTCAATGTCCTTTGATTGGATACCTTTAAGAGCAAGTCCTACTCTGGAACCTGCAGGGGCAGATTTGACATCTACATCATGCATCTGTATGGATCTGATCTCCAGTTCTTTTTTGGTCGGGTATGCGATCATCTTGTCCTTTGCGTTAATGGTTCCCTGTGTCGTAACTCCAAGTACTACACATCCGATACCGGTCACATTGAAGGACTGGTCTATATATATGCGTGGACGCAGGCTGTCAAGTTCTTTCAGTTCTTCAGCTACCCTGTCACCTACTGTAAATATGAGTTCCTTTAACTCTTCCATGCCTTCAAAAGAAGAGGTGGATACGGAAATGTAATCCCAGTTCTCAAGTGCAGTTCCAGCCGTGATTTTCTTCAACTTGGCCTGCAGCTCTTCCTGTGCAATAGCATATGAAGTATCGGATTTTGTGAGAACAACGATCCCGTGTTTATAATTCATCAGATCAAGTGCGATGATGCATTCTGCAGATAGAGGGTCAAGACCAGTGGGAGGAATACATAAAAGAGCAATATCAGAAAGGTTAAGTGCTGTAACCAGTGCCTTTACGGATGCCGGATAGCCTGTAGCATCTATGGTTGTGAGTATCCTATCGTTCTTGGCGTAATCATACATTGTTATGTCTGTAACGTTGCTTTTCTTTCCAAGTTTTCCGGCAAGCGTAGTCTTACCGCTTTTCTCACTTCCGATAATAGTAATTTTTGTCATATGGGCACCCTTTTTGTGGTTTACGAATTAATCTATTCAGATATATGTCTTTTTCATGACCACAACTGTCCTTCTAACATTGCAAGTGTCTTATCATTTGTGCTCTTGTTTATCTTCCTGATGTTGATGATGTATTCGTTACCTCTTTTCTCCGGCAGCCCGAATGTAACATAAAGCCCTAATCTCCCGAGATATGATTTGAATTTGTATATTACCTTTTTATCCCTGACACGTATGCTGAAATCATCGGAAATGCGTTCACCAGTTTGAACCTGTGCTATGGTTTCTTTCATCGGACGGAGCATACTTTCCCCGAGTCTGAGACATCTTTTCTTGAAATCCTCCTCACTTTCCGCCCATTCATATGACTGGAATCCCTCGCGCACTACCCTGGAGAAAAGGTAATCTCTTCCTGTTTCATTATAGAATTTGAATGCCTGGTGCAGGTCAGAACAATTACTCTCGGAACATGTGTATTTCATTGGTTGCAATACCATCTCCGGATCTTTGATAACGACACCTTCGCGTCCTTTTTTCCCAAGTTCTTTAATGATCTGAGTAATCTTTTCTGTTGCTTCACCGATACCAAATTCTCCGAACAGCCTGGCCTGGTTAAACCCATATTCTTCCGCCAGCTCTCTTCTTCTGGAGACTGACAGGGCTTCTCCTGTATTCTTATATCTCATGTCAAAAACAAAGAAATCAAGCGACTCGATATCGTATACATACTTTTGCACATATGGATTTTCAGGTCCCACCATCTCTCCATATACAACGATATTGGGATTATCTTTGAAGAAATCCCTTTTAAGAAAATTCTGCACCCTTTCTGTAGAATAAGGACAGATATGCCCGCTACGTGTAAAAGCAATAAGTTTCCCGTTGTAATCAACGACACGGACATTATATCCGTTCATTTTCTCTTCAACTGTAACTGACTCTAATTCGCCGAATCTGCTCTTCAGTGCGGGTTCAAGAAGCATTGCTCTTTTTATTTTCGGAAAGCCTATTACAAGTTCAAAAGAGCCATGATTATCGATGAGTACGGTTCCATCTTCAAGACGTGGTGCGTGTCCTTCAAACCGATAAATATCATCGTACTCATCCCAATTTTGCTGCAGATTCCTCTTTTCAATAAGATCTGCAATTCTGGAAGGTGGGAGTTCAAGGAACTTCGCCACCTTCTCAACATCAATTTTTATTTCAGGATAGTATTTCATCACCAGACACCTGGTTCTTTACTGAGCCATCCCGCCGATAATGCTTCTTCTTGTTATCAGTCCTACCATCTGTCCCTCAAGGTTGATAACAGGGAGTCCTCCAAGATTCTCTTCGATCATCATCTTAGCTGCATCGGTTGTCGGTGTGTTGGTATAAACGGTCTTTACACTCATCTTTATAATATCCTCGACAATGAGATTCTTTATACGGGCATCCTGTTTACCGCCTTCGACAAGGTCACGGAAGGAGCGCATAGCTTTAGCAATGTCCTTTTCAGTTACCATTCCAACAAGCTTGTCACCCTCAATGATAGGGATCCTTCCAATGTTGTTGTCAAGCATCATTCTTCTAACATGGCTGACACGGTCTGCCGGACTGGCCACGATAGGATCTCTTTGCATTATCTCTCCGGCATAACCTTTGAAAACATTGTTCTTAAGGATCTCATTTGGAGTAACCCAGCCAAGTATCTTGTCGTTCTCCATGACAACTATCACTCCTCCGTTCTTTACCATCAGTGTGATAGCATCGGTTACCTTCGTATCCGGGAGCACCTTTATGAAATTATCTGATATTGCTGTTGCAACGTGCAGGGAAGAAGCTGGCTTACTTCCCTTTTTACGCGTTCCGAGTTCCCTTGTGAGGTTTCTCATAGTGAGTACGCCAAGCAGTTTATCATCGTGTTTTACCAGAAGACGCCTTGTACCTTTCTTATCCATGATATCAAGTGCATGGGAAATGGTGTCTGATTTATCTACTACCAGTGGTTCTGCCATTATATCCTTTACTTCCATTGTCATTCCTCTGCTCATTGTTTTGATTTCTGGTTTTTGATGCTTACTGTGCTACTTTAAGTATGTCTCTCCTGCTGATAAGGCCAATAATTTTCCCGTCATTGACAACTGGCAGGGCAATCGTATGTTCTGTTATCATCATTTTTGCTGCATACACTGCTCTATTCTTGATATCTATGGCTGGTGGGAGTTCTGACATAATATCTTCGGCAACAAGGGGAACTTCTTTTACGTAGCGATATTCCTTTTGACCTGCAGGACTTGAACGCCTGGTCATTTTTATGCTCTTTGATGGAAGTTTTCCTTCGTTGTCAGCCATTATGTTGAATGCCACACTGCTTGTTGTGATCATTCCAACAGCTTCATCACTATCATCTGTGACGATAACACGGTTTGTCTTATTCTCTTCCATTTCATGGATCACATGATTAATGGTGTGGTGCCTGTGGACAAACACGATATCTTCTGTCATCACTTCTGAAACTTTAGTATTTATATCCTGCTCCGAGAAATATCGCATGATGTCTGTTCCGGTTACCACGCCTACGATTTCCCTGTTCACCACGGCAAGTGCGTTTATACCATTCTCTATCATCAGGTCGCTTGCCTGGGCCACAGAAGCACCAGGGTATATTGTGATAGGGTTTTCATGCATCACCATGCTTATGGGAATTTTATCAATTGGTCTTCTTCTCCACATGGGTTCGGCCTGTGCAAGCCTTTTTCCAAGGTCTGTCTTTGTGACAATACCAATCATTTCTTCATTTTCAGCAACTATCAGGGTACTGATCTTATGCTTCAGCATCAGGTTTCTTGCATGAGCTACGGTTTCTTCCGGCGCAATTGTAAAGACCGGTGAACTCATAATGTCTTTCACATTCATGTTGTTCCTCCTTTTTGGAAGCTTGACCATTCATGAGGACAAGCTTGCAGGATATTTTTCATCAATTATCCATCAAAGAACTCATTGTTGTTCTATTTTAGATTTAGAGGGCCAATGTGTTCTTTTTATCTTTCTTATATACTCATCTTCGAATCTGTTTATTCGTCTTTCTAAACAGATACATATATCATTTTTTCATCAAAGCCATATACGTGGCAATTCCCGTTTGTGGTCGGGTTTTCGTTTCCACCTCCAAGTGAATTGATTGCGTCAACTGATATGACTGGGTATTCAGGTTGATTATTTACTGCATCTACAACAGGTAGTTTCCCATAGATCATGAGTGGCATTATTTTGCTGAAGTTGTAATATATAGTGTTCATATCGTTCGATTCGCCCATAGTTAGAACTGAACCATTGAACACTTTAGGGTCTTTTCTCTGGAATCCAATTCTCATATTTTCCAGTTTATTGACCTGATATTTTATTTTCAATTTAAACCACTATATTCCCAACATCACAATATTACTGAGGATTCCTTCTTAGAATCTACAGAAGTTATGTGAACGATATCCATGTCTCTTGGTAAACAACATCCCTGCTTGTAAGCGCAGAATTGCACTTTCAAAACGCAGATAATATACTACAATGCCTGTCTGCAGTAACAGTGGATCCGGCAAACACAAAAGACCAGGTTTTAATCACTTTACCTGGCTGAATCTCAGGTGTTGCTTTGAAAGTCGATACATTTCTTCTTTTAAGATATATCGGGACAGACATTTATTTCACCAACTTGAAGTGGCCTTAATCAGATGACCAGTCAAAGAACTAGTCGTAGTAACCTTCTTCCTCTTTACAATCTTCACACAGCATCAATTCATTAACATTCGTCAGGCTGTCAACAAAAGCCCCGCAACGTTGGCATATGCCACGTTCAAGCTCTGGTTCCTGATGAACATTATTCTCATGATGCAGTTCGATCAGACCTTCCAGAATAGTGTTCAGGCCGGGAGCAATAGCTATTATATCCCTGTCAGTCACCATTCCCACTATTTGGTCGCCTTCCATTACAGCAAGCCTTCGAATGTTGGATTTCACCATCATTTCAGCAGCTTGGATTATGTTTGTTGCTGGATTTATTGCTATAATAGGGGTTGACATAATTTCTCTGGCAGTCATCTCTGCAGGAAGTACATTTCTGATAACGGTCTTGGTTATGATGTCATGTTCAGTTATGATGCCAACACTATCACCATCTTCGTTAACGATGATGCTGCCTGTGTCATTTTCCGCCATCTTTCTTGCAACATCAAGAACACTGGCAGTGACATCAATGCCAAAAATATCTTTTGACATTATTTCCCTGGCCGACATCTCATTCTGGATATCCATAATGGAGATATCGGTTTCCATGCCATCCTGAACTTTCAAGACCATAAGATGTACCTCTGAATCCTGGGTTAAAGGAATCGATTACCCATAGTCCACTAATTAAAATGTGACTGTTATTCTATAAATAGGTGTTCATGGCTTTTTTAATATGGACTACGCTCCACTGTAAATAATGTCAAGAGCATTTATTGTAGTAAAAAATAATTGATTCCGGAACAATTAAAAGCGAATGTACCGGAGATCTGATAAAAGTATTGGTTTGTTTAACGAATCATTATTCTTGTCCGGTTTCCTGCACTCAGTTCAATTTCATCATTGAATCCGGATTTGGAAAATGCGTCAATGATTTCCACAGGCATATCAATATCAAGCTGGTCCACAAGAAGTGCATGGTCTCCCCATAATGCTATACGTATCCTTCCGGTATCGTCTGAGACATATATGTTCGAAACCATATTCACAGTTCCATCATCACGATCGAATTCCCTTATTTCCCCAAGACCTGATACAAGTCCTGAGATAGAATATGATTCCCCGGGCACGATATCTGCTATGGATGTGAAATCTTCCTTGAATTCGACTTCATCCTCTATTTTTCTGATAGTACTGCGGTTTCCAACCTGCATTTCAACCTGCTGGTTGAAATTGTTCTCTCTGGCATATCCGTTGATTATTTCCACA
This window contains:
- a CDS encoding CBS domain-containing protein, with the translated sequence MEVKDIMAEPLVVDKSDTISHALDIMDKKGTRRLLVKHDDKLLGVLTMRNLTRELGTRKKGSKPASSLHVATAISDNFIKVLPDTKVTDAITLMVKNGGVIVVMENDKILGWVTPNEILKNNVFKGYAGEIMQRDPIVASPADRVSHVRRMMLDNNIGRIPIIEGDKLVGMVTEKDIAKAMRSFRDLVEGGKQDARIKNLIVEDIIKMSVKTVYTNTPTTDAAKMMIEENLGGLPVINLEGQMVGLITRRSIIGGMAQ
- a CDS encoding CBS domain-containing protein — encoded protein: MNVKDIMSSPVFTIAPEETVAHARNLMLKHKISTLIVAENEEMIGIVTKTDLGKRLAQAEPMWRRRPIDKIPISMVMHENPITIYPGASVAQASDLMIENGINALAVVNREIVGVVTGTDIMRYFSEQDINTKVSEVMTEDIVFVHRHHTINHVIHEMEENKTNRVIVTDDSDEAVGMITTSSVAFNIMADNEGKLPSKSIKMTRRSSPAGQKEYRYVKEVPLVAEDIMSELPPAIDIKNRAVYAAKMMITEHTIALPVVNDGKIIGLISRRDILKVAQ
- a CDS encoding CBS domain-containing protein — its product is MVLKVQDGMETDISIMDIQNEMSAREIMSKDIFGIDVTASVLDVARKMAENDTGSIIVNEDGDSVGIITEHDIITKTVIRNVLPAEMTAREIMSTPIIAINPATNIIQAAEMMVKSNIRRLAVMEGDQIVGMVTDRDIIAIAPGLNTILEGLIELHHENNVHQEPELERGICQRCGAFVDSLTNVNELMLCEDCKEEEGYYD
- a CDS encoding RAD55 family ATPase, producing the protein MRIPTGIEGFDDLVQGGFLSDRVYVLSGPPGSGKTTFGVQFLAQGAAIGEVGLYVTLLECPQNIINDMSNYAMNVPTLIKMQKLLFADLGPRMEYGYMDEVNEFVTTDYNLGKSSTESEAPSPSIVFKEIAAYVSEYDVKRLVIDSVSAIRFTSKDLSLQEKEMSRFIRNLKKLGCTTVLLSEMTDPTAYSTEQFAAHGVIFMHNFLYDKTMTRAIQVIKMRGTRHDCNMHNVSFTEKGLKVEGYLE
- a CDS encoding S8 family serine peptidase translates to MLIAGTLTPAMAVSSKAYSFEDNLEVAIPDVAYEELYVPGEILVKFNPGVSEAKISDMNSKNGAAVTYTSPYAGFKILKIPKTKSVEEMVEIYSKNPNVEYASANYIAHAAMVPNDEYYYLQWNFNSTYGINVTEAWNISTGKDVIVAVLDTGVAQNAPDLANTNFTYGWDFVNGDDDPTDDNSHGTHVTGTIAQSTNNNIGVAGVAYNCTIMPVKILNKRGSGTLGQIVDGIYYATNNFADVISMSLGFTPGIDPDGVNGILDNALDNAHNNGVTIVAAAGNDETGIVSYPAADENCIAVGATGYNGDLAYYSNWGTAIDVMAPGGELYRTLDNQIVGYGILQNTFDRKPTAFDYYLYQGTSMATPHVSGVAALLIANGVTGPDNVRAAIENTAQDIYTASNVDGSQWDIYSGYGIVDAYAALNYANGGATPSPTNQAPTASMSISPTSANVGETITFDASGSTDGDGSIDSYSWIFGDGTESTESTAYHEYLLSGTYTVTLTVTDDGGAIDTAPSETVTITNPSTLGTIDVEVSVTTEEKNAGVNTFARGKAEIKVYDGDTLYSGSSVASVSGQWDGATSDADIVITESGIAIAYSDYAKYENNMPLTFIFTVNSVTIDGKPYFPESQPGTGYYP
- a CDS encoding RNA ligase, with amino-acid sequence MKYYPEIKIDVEKVAKFLELPPSRIADLIEKRNLQQNWDEYDDIYRFEGHAPRLEDGTVLIDNHGSFELVIGFPKIKRAMLLEPALKSRFGELESVTVEEKMNGYNVRVVDYNGKLIAFTRSGHICPYSTERVQNFLKRDFFKDNPNIVVYGEMVGPENPYVQKYVYDIESLDFFVFDMRYKNTGEALSVSRRRELAEEYGFNQARLFGEFGIGEATEKITQIIKELGKKGREGVVIKDPEMVLQPMKYTCSESNCSDLHQAFKFYNETGRDYLFSRVVREGFQSYEWAESEEDFKKRCLRLGESMLRPMKETIAQVQTGERISDDFSIRVRDKKVIYKFKSYLGRLGLYVTFGLPEKRGNEYIINIRKINKSTNDKTLAMLEGQLWS
- a CDS encoding stage II sporulation protein M, with the protein product MKDIENRNRDRFKISPKDVKWSVRVFILSAISAFVFGILAYVLMLTFAEPEPVSEVIISTASAATAKVVATSDYISPMWAIFIFNSIAASCAVIGTGLFMMVHKMLISDINIRPKYRLYARFSILFEKTIMPVNRLLIEITNLADRDFSSIGRSDQDKKGTIWQYCGYGKDEYRMFAYMIPYTVPLLILIVNGFLMGILFAFFTFNGAMTGLQLFGMEGIAIGIVYNVIYFFISIVPHGIIEIPIILVAAALGYRFAYIQAHDVIDKELFTGNDIETLKKDASYIFDTTKEYILSGYTLKMLGIIILTLLIAAYIETYVTLGIVEKVMQELDGYVDLLLS
- a CDS encoding EF-Tu/IF-2/RF-3 family GTPase; translated protein: MTKITIIGSEKSGKTTLAGKLGKKSNVTDITMYDYAKNDRILTTIDATGYPASVKALVTALNLSDIALLCIPPTGLDPLSAECIIALDLMNYKHGIVVLTKSDTSYAIAQEELQAKLKKITAGTALENWDYISVSTSSFEGMEELKELIFTVGDRVAEELKELDSLRPRIYIDQSFNVTGIGCVVLGVTTQGTINAKDKMIAYPTKKELEIRSIQMHDVDVKSAPAGSRVGLALKGIQSKDIDRGFVVSQEETVATDFTMKCTLSPLAKEFNLGDMLHLYVGLQSAPVKVMEITEGENKVEKASPGKEYILKLSGSKEVAYSKEDRFIFANLDEKQRFIAFGYEQ